In Phaeodactylum tricornutum CCAP 1055/1 chromosome 10, whole genome shotgun sequence, a single genomic region encodes these proteins:
- a CDS encoding predicted protein yields the protein MSWFSSRRAKPAKESAFNTDDKPQNAFGGFGAVAHFDDGPLRDPRMANDFLERGTKNENIHTHSDTSSDGDDAGSEAESGSLSDDSFVGGPLMYESTCSDDSITVDTADPDSQDWNLRKANNFLQDFYDKEDLERVSQEQHRLRSTDDENDAESASSSDQSSEEGESDSETLEKSHSPLHKTCKDADICHEDQDLGTAKIDTATTLSSHDAEKFPIAPESFDEGYGAEHDGYDVAPNESQIHECSETETSSQHVVVHDFSTASALRPAVAEARSFRNLDNSHSDVNLDATASFTTSLQESSTGSETFDRMDPKIDASKLGCDSASLDHEATFGSGNDRDPSRHMRGDFQGASAVDSAYGSLSDGSHNSKCNRGNHSGSGLGEMFGVGNALAANGGFGVSRCDEDKETSSNDSSSDLLVSGNSPVHNKHRHEADSSLELDALDCGGSRGDIYPNQNELFSLERREAESREVSESTTPLQTEHSEKKVVSTFHEEYVVNIHDVRVALDSENELPSKDPLNDQDKPDKGNTDCVPTAIVQDRFSDKHSSAEIESLLCSGDESTGDGLLGERSSSHSSSEPRKSCDQSLQGEKEIFIDASREHICSDGNFQQDRQALYITNCVECSEDGVPFSGRFQSCLSQWKKQSSPPQSNRSGRGLRAFDVLEEIPLKDGRIESFSLRGSDGLHDSPNTRSGSAATSCFHPCHRRQESGGMESEVKRSCVFQDHSDNCHDASTSHLSRDEDESSRPEEEGFVPRGLVDDDDDECKSDDSNVDYVNSPTTAFEDDIYASRSGDFERESFMSAAPAVESSRRTDLSPAMEKRSNSLNAVVAPDTARLPALQTRSEQRSQQKGASAEDPPESDRDTKSSKSCVSSGLVSTSNSCLSERSPVLEAGSGWKHSSISAREVISERNETIASSHLTNHQKTDLSFKSSFVAVEEANCEARSTRESKAEQDKRKQSPEDHPSENESEDVWYSQSKSLSGQQKGFFGLFVEKDESSSQSAAACSTKNENLELARKLLASGFDDDVSDSNNNTNDYSEINNFRGLVGSKKLGGDLHVDDDRSSCDQFEPLFRRNEHPLKGRYPVDTRLESSSNSSSGSQLKVDRLESLKTLTPRNESNGREPKKRLTLADELGIEGFDDRETAEVTAQDLTSDNLESSCASPHDEHTAGETKRVLFRDQDDQEANSFDSTSTSSEDSDSDCGDENDAKIQYSATVVVKEAPLLRLQNCTSVTRSHIAEKKVSQKLNGKRWGWFKFGKSKDSQTSSHDFVENEQSHADLEAEATAESKSDEKDGAKLNASSPPLKKNSEHGTNDDDNSNLSQPLHTNAPEHPSQASQSSVATASTRGSADQKSVKPVADFFKPDDPTTTFFQSQTDSSKSSMLHKPTWKDEDSVVSKISAAKSTSNATNTSEATPSSDEPVIADVAVIHNPEVDAKVIGQKRKKERKSKKQKKTGLSAHFGNARKVNRHGDEVSVGTMNFKTKAIEHQHVVLSQTNFDDFVESVSQRRPWETALKRNRKQPAKSLGVNCVIPEGDEDEEDLTDAESVTGLLRMEKEIPSLLETGSSQNAKPSEIVSMVELRKISYASDDISASKGRLLSSDNESDYDEETMDVLADMMSLSELESKLLEYGDCKEIDFEDMWDEVSADLSTAVEFERKKRQRDRRTFKKAMHRLKKNEEKHEKKNKRLRLFEQSLSTEGNPKNAKASFSSEFLTALQQVFEDSISSEDEGLSSGKGNSYIEVEDGASALKNDNNVSSETKKSILQKSRPEKKSRRVDNLCNTIYTEDEERNPGTVGDTISSSGSSFLEASRKSGLSSTGTNCTSLKASSLKSKTTKSKASRTHKINPAEIFQVELKRQQAAKILSISNLRQEMYDRRGVSPDLLKREYDQHRRQCLAKRNESDKQLQRSSIDNAQKINLQARTVEFGKPESASDVFVDKTRYQNEGEFIDASRGHGHPQPLRSRWDSSESVSELDDLRTVMESPPTSRPSRVIEGASGLANGALNTSNDIFVFASNAAHKSMGVASNVTHGTVGAASSALRVVSTRAENAAIHLPNFATLSEVGGMPFRASFDDMPLTTIGEVEDYEDENEQGLLGASSDDKWDDATLGSKSYVSRSSKFSLGAKLPKVDLKIPKVGLSVGAGLKKMKQILPRMSKDRQGSNGMMMGDDGHGLLG from the exons ATGTCGTGGTTTAGTAGCCGTCGCGCCAAGCCAGCCAAAGAGAGCGCGTTCAATACCGACGACAAACCACAAAATGCTTTTGGAGGATTCGGCGCCGTGGCGCACTTTGACGACGGTCCCTTGCGAGACCCTCGGATGGCCAACGACTTTCTCGAAAGGGGAACGAAAAACGAAAATATTCATACGCATTCGGACACCAGTAGCGACGGTGACGACGCTGGTTCCGAGGCAGAGTCGGGTTCTCTCAGCGACGATTCCTTCGTAGGAGGTCCGCTCATGTACGAGTCAACGTGTTCCGACGATTCTATCACTGTAGACACTGCCGATCCAGATTCTCAGGATTGGAATCTACGAAAAGCCAATAACTTTCTGCAGGATTTTTACGACAAGGAGGACCTGGAACGGGTGTCGCAAGAACAGCACCGTTTAAGGTCGActgacgacgagaacgatgcAGAATCGGCATCGTCTTCCGACCAGTCTTCGGAAGAAGGCGAGTCCGATTCGGAAACGCTAGAAAAATCCCACTCTCCTCTGCATAAAACATGTAAAGATGCCGATATTTGTCACGAAGACCAGGATCTGGGTACGGCCAAAATAGACACTGCTACTACCTTATCAAGCCACGATGCAGAAAAATTTCCGATAGCCCCGGAAAGCTTTGACGAGGGATATGGCGCGGAGCATGATGGCTATGATGTTGCTCCCAACGAGTCCCAGATACATGAATGTTCTGAAACAGAGACGAGTTCGCAGCATGTAGTTGTCCACGATTTTTCTACAGCAAGCGCCTTGAGACCGGCTGTAGCTGAAGCAAGGTCTTTCCGCAACCTTGACAACTCACATAGCGATGTCAATCTTGACGCGACAGCTTCTTTCACAACTAGCCTCCAGGAATCATCCACTGGTAGCGAAACTTTTGATAGGATGGATCCGAAAATTGATGCTTCCAAACTGGGCTGCGATAGCGCTAGCTTAGATCACGAAGCAACTTTTGGCTCTGGAAACGACCGCGATCCATCGCGGCACATGCGAGGAGACTTTCAGGGGGCATCGGCTGTTGATAGCGCTTATGGCAGCTTGAGCGACGGATCTCACAATAGTAAATGCAATCGAGGTAATCATTCCGGGTCTGGCTTGGGCGAAATGTTTGGTGTTGGAAATGCGCTCGCCGCGAACGGTGGCTTTGGAGTTTCTCGTTGcgatgaagacaaagaaactTCCTCCAATGATTCAAGCTCTGATCTCTTGGTCTCTGGGAATTCACCTGTCCACAATAAGCATCGACATGAAGCTGACTCGAGTTTAGAACTTGATGCACTAGACTGTGGCGGTAGTAGAGGCGATATTTATCCAAATCAAAATGAACTTTTCTCTCTCGAAAGAAGGGAAGCCGAATCCAGAGAAGTAAGCGAGTCAACCACTCCATTGCAAACTGAACATTCAGAAAAGAAGGTGGTATCCACCTTCCACGAAGAATATGTTGTCAACATACACGACGTTCGTGTTGCGCTGGATTCCGAGAATGAATTACCTTCGAAAGATCCACTAAACGACCAGGATAAGCCTGATAAAGGCAACACTGATTGCGTACCTACTGCCATCGTACAAGATAGATTCTCGGACAAGCATTCGTCTGCAGAAATTGAAAGTCTTCTGTGCTCTGGTGATGAAAGTACGGGTGATGGTTTGTTGGGAGAGAGATCGTCTTCCCATTCCTCGTCGGAACCTCGAAAGTCATGCGATCAATCACTACAAGGAGAGAAAGAAATCTTTATTGACGCTAGTCGGGAGCACATCTGTTCTGATGGTAACTTTCAACAAGATAGGCAAGCTTTGTATATCACGAATTGCGTTGAATGCTCTGAGGATGGAGTTCCTTTCTCAGGCCGATTCCAATCGTGTCTATCtcaatggaagaagcaatcAAGTCCTCCTCAGTCTAATCGGTCAGGACGTGGTCTACGAGCATTTGATGTACTTGAAGAGATTCCATTGAAAGATGGTCGTATTGAGTCGTTTTCCTTGAGAGGTTCCGATGGTCTTCATGATTCCCCAAATACTCGTTCAGGATCGGCTGCAACCAGTTGCTTCCATCCTTGTCATAGGCGACAGGAATCAGGTGGTATGGAAAGCGAAGTTAAGCGGTCTTGCGTTTTCCAAGACCATTCAGACAATTGTCATGATGCCTCCACTTCTCATCTATCTCgagacgaagacgaaagttCGCGACCAGAGGAGGAAGGTTTCGTTCCAAGAGGACTCgtggatgatgacgacgacgaatgcAAATCAGATGACTCAAATGTTGACTACGTCAATAGTCCAACGACTGCTTTTGAGGATGATATTTACGCTAGCCGATCAGGTGATTTTGAAAGGGAATCATTTATGTCAGCTGCGCCTGCTGTGGAATCCTCTCGAAGGACAGATCTTTCTCCAGCAATGGAGAAAAGGAGCAACTCCTTAAACGCAGTTGTCGCACCGGATACTGCACGCCTCCCTGCATTGCAGACTAGATCAGAACAACGTAGTCAGCAAAAAGGCGCCTCCGCAGAAG ATCCCCCTGAATCTGACCGTGATACgaaatcttcaaaatcttgtGTTTCGTCGGGACTAGTGAGCACTTCGAATAGTTGTTTGTCAGAACGTTCGCCGGTCTTGGAGGCTGGCTCTGGCTGGAAGCATTCCAGCATCTCAGCTAGAGAAGTTATTTCTGAAAGGAACGAAACGATTGCTTCGTCTCACCTTACCAACCACCAAAAAACCGACCTTTCCTTTAAAAGCtcgtttgttgcagttgAGGAAGCGAATTGTGAGGCGAGGTCAACACGAGAGTCGAAGGCTGAGCAGGATAAACGAAAGCAAAGCCCGGAAGACCATCCTTCTGAAAATGAAAGCGAAGACGTATGGTATAGCCAAAGTAAATCTCTGTCCGGCCAACAGAAAGGGTTTTTTGGCTTATTTGTTGAGAAGGATGAGAGCTCATCACAGAGCGCGGCAGCCTGCAGCACAAAGAACGAAAATCTTGAGTTAGCAAGAAAGCTACTTGCCAGTGgtttcgacgacgatgtctcagacagcaacaacaacacaaacGACTACTCCGAAATAAATAACTTCCGGGGATTGGTGGGAAGTAAGAAATTAGGAGGTGACTTACATGTTGACGACGATCGATCATCCTGCGATCAATTTGAACCACTTTTCCGGAGGAACGAACACCCCTTGAAAGGAAGGTACCCGGTGGATACCAGGCTCGAAAGTAGttcaaattcttcttccggtTCACAATTGAAAGTCGACCGATTGGAATCACTCAAAACACTGACTCCAAGGAATGAATCAAATGGTAGAGAACCGAAGAAACGTCTGACATTGGCAGACGAATTAGGCATCGAAGGGTTTGACGACAGGGAAACCGCTGAGGTGACCGCACAAGACCTAACCAGCGACAATTTAGAAAGTAGCTGCGCATCTCCTCACGATGAACACACAGCTGGAGAGACAAAGAGAGTTCTTTTTCGCGATCAAGACGACCAAGAAGCGAACTCTTTCGACTCTACCTCCACCTCCTCTGAAGATTCCGATTCCGACTGCggcgacgaaaacgatgctAAAATACAGTACTCAGCTACCGTTGTAGTAAAAGAGGCACCACTTCTACGACTTCAAAATTGCACTTCGGTTACACGTAGTCATATCGCCGAAAAGAAGGTCAGCCAGAAACTCAATGGCAAACGATGGGGCTGGTTTAAATTCGGAAAGAGCAAAGATAGCCAAACATCATCGCACGACTTCGTAGAAAATGAGCAATCGCATGCAGATCTCGAAGCGGAGGCAACTGCCGAGTCCAAGagcgacgaaaaggatgggGCAAAATTGAATGCAAGTTCACCTCCGTTAAAGAAAAATTCTGAACATGGaaccaacgacgacgacaatagCAATCTAAGTCAACCTTTGCACACCAATGCACCAGAACACCCATCACAAGCGAGTCAAAGCTCGGTAGCAACTGCAAGTACACGTGGAAGTGCTGATCAAAAAAGTGTAAAACCCGTCGCCGACTTTTTCAAGCCTGACGATCCAACAACTACTTTCTTTCAAAGCCAAACAGATTCATCCAAATCATCGATGCTACACAAACCTACGTGGAAGGACGAAGACAGTGTagtttcaaaaatttctgcAGCAAAATCCACGTCCAATGCAACTAATACTAGCGAGGCGACACCGTCTTCTGACGAGCCTGTGATTGCAGATGTGGCTGTGATACACAATCCCGAGGTAGATGCAAAAGTAATCggacaaaagaggaagaaggaaagaaaatcgaagaagcagaagaaaaCAGGCCTTTCGGCGCATTTCGGAAATGCTCGTAAAGTCAATCGGCACGGGGACGAAGTCAGCGTCGGAACTATGAATTTCAAGACAAAAGCAATAGAGCATCAGCATGTTGTATTGTCGCAGACCAATTTCGACGATTTTGTTGAGTCGGTATCCCAGCGGCGTCCATGGGAGACGGCGCTGAAAAGGAATAGAAAGCAACCCGCAAAATCATTAGGAGTGAATTGCGTGATTCCCGAGGgtgatgaagacgaggaggactTGACAGATGCAGAAAGTGTCACGGGTCTCCTTcgaatggaaaaagaaattccCAGTCTCTTGGAAACCGGTAGTAGCCAAAACGCAAAGCCTAGCGAAATAGTTTCTATGGTAGAGCTGAGGAAAATATCATACGCGTCTGATGACATATCGGCTTCGAAAGGCAGACTTCTGAGTTCCGACAATGAAAGTgactacgacgaagaaacaatGGATGTCTTAGCTGATATGATGTCGCTGAGCGAGTTAGAAAGCAAGTTGTTGGAATACGGAGACTGCAAAgaaattgactttgaagacATGTGGGACGAGGTTTCAGCCGATTTGTCAACCGCCGTGGAATTCGAAAGGAAGAAGCGTCAAAGAGATCGCCGAACCTTCAAAAAAGCCATGCACCGGCTCAAGAAGAATGAAGAAAAGCacgaaaagaagaacaagcGACTCAGACTCTTCGAACAGAGCCTGAGTACGGAGGGGAATCCTAAAAATGCGAAAGCATCATTTTCATCAGAGTTTCTAACTGCTCTCCAACAAGTGTTTGAAGATAGCATATCGTCCGAAGATGAAGGCCTGTCTTCTGGCAAAGGCAACTCCTATATTGAAGTGGAAGACGGGGCGTCTGCTCTCAAAAATGACAACAACGTTTCCTCTGAAACGAAAAAATCGATTTTGCAAAAGTCTCGGCCAGAGAAGAAATCCAGGAGGGTAGACAATCTTTGCAACACCATTTATACAGAGGATGAAGAACGCAATCCCGGTACCGTTGGTGATACCATCTCATCCAGCGGTAGCAGTTTCCTAGAAGCCAGCAGAAAGTCTGGACTGTCTTCGACTGGTACAAACTGCACAAGCTTGAAAGCCTCCAGTCTAAAAAGCAAGACCAcaaaatcaaaagcttctCGCACACATAAAATCAATCCAGCCGAAATTTTCCAAGTAGAGCTCAAGCGACAACAAGCTGCCAAAATTTTGTCCATATCCAACTTGCGGCAGGAAATGTATGACCGACGTGGAGTTTCGCCAGATCTACTCAAACGGGAATATGACCAACACCGGCGCCAGTGCCTGGCCAAACGAAATGAGTCCGACAAGCAGCTGCAACGTAGCAGTATTGACAATGCGCAAAAGATTAACCTACAGGCTCGCACAGTGGAATTTGGCAAACCAGAATCCGCTTCCGATGTTTTTGTAGACAAGACCAGGTACCAAAATGAGGGTGAATTCATAGACGCGAGCCGTGGCCACGGTCATCCGCAACCCCTGCGGTCTCGCTGGGATTCGAGTGAATCAGTCAGCGAACTTGATGATTTGCGGACCGTTATGGAGTCGCCACCGACCAGCCGCCCCAGTCGCGTCATAGAGGGTGCATCGGGATTGGCTAACGGAGCGCTCAACACAAGCAATGACATCTTCGTATTCGCATCGAACGCAGCGCACAAGTCGATGGGCGTGGCGTCGAATGTCACCCATGGAACCGTGGGTGCCGCATCTAGTGCGTTGCGGGTAGTGTCGACGAGGGCCGAAAACGCGGCAATTCATTTGCCCAATTTCGCAACGTTGTCGGAAGTTGGTGGCATGCCCTTCCGTGCAAGTTTTGACGACATGCCATTGACAACGATCGGGGAAGTTGAAGACTACGAAGATGAAAATGAGCAAGGGTTACTGGGAGCTTCCAGCGACGACAAGTGGGACGATGCCACTTTGGGTTCTAAGTCTTATGTATCGAGGTCGAGCAAATTCTCTCTCGGCGCAAAGCTCCCCAAAGTGGATCTAAAGATCCCGAAAGTCGGCCTCAGCGTTGGCGCCGGCCTCAAGAAGATGAAACAGATATTGCCCAGGATGAGCAAAGATCGACAAGGTTCAAACGGAATGATGATGGGAGACGATGGCCACGGACTTTTGGGTTAG
- a CDS encoding predicted protein, protein MMPFCTLQRLGLCLFLTVFFHSQYSRCSAQLDCIEPSTGALAKGFFVEDGLCVDAADATFFYGVRSAPISANGIQAGAPTDILVLFGSRGNPVEEAFDPKNFGLEIPGGGRLVVDLSPHFVYDATEALVPRENLLVELGTAMGNPIVGGASCYDRLDDAAVLVCGNWTASFGDNRNQIVYSPNSPVGLEGNRATEIGVKLAHIHPSLATPFESTLYHNANGTCVTLDGFLPQFCRFDDDCPANADCQITFFLQASITATVYDIDNQILQKATQSLTFRQAPVYAVYSTNVGLFSNQELFESVDYQYVEPNTLCRNTSIANSREAFSSAAPYAPRFIMFGQAYTDTTFPHPEVENLVVEINSDTKGTVLSAGAPIGSIDLVQPENAGGFLVSEGAGVILPSTVFGGTAFATPLQTGSVPGLYVVRVMMLDGTAAESRTVVQDNIGSPSTPASAVSPTLSPSALNPALPTTTVGPGPSSVTTATLTPVDGPGPPASTVAPASASRFRLGSIIWNAALLISLWGVSRWYQR, encoded by the exons ATGATGCCATTCTGCACCCTACAGAGGCTTGGCTTGTGCCTATTCCTGACGGTgttttttcacagtcaatattcTCGGTGCTCCGCTCAACTTGATTGTATCGAGCCATCTACAGGCGCTTTGGCTAAAGGTTTTTTTGTTGAAGATGGACTTTGCGTTGATGCCGCCGATGCAACCTTTTTTTATGGTGTCCGATCGGCCCCTATTTCCGCCAACGGTATCCAAGCTGGGGCGCCTACCGACATACTCGTTTTGTTCGGCAGCCGCGGAAATCCAGTTGAAGAAGCGTTCGACCCGAAAAATTTCGGATTGGAGATTCCTGGAGGAGGTCGGCTTGTGGTTGACCTTTCCCCACATTTTGTGTACGATGCCACGGAGGCCTTGGTACCGCGAGAGAATCTCCTTGTTGAGTTGGGAACGGCCATGGGAAACCCCATTGTGGGTGGTGCGTCTTGTTATGATCGTCTGGACGACGCGGCAGTCCTTGTTTGCGGCAATTGGACTGCATCGTTTGGCGACAACCGCAACCAGATTGTCTACTCCCCAAACAGCCCGGTCGGCTTGGAGGGCAATAGGGCCACCGAAATCGGCGTGAAG TTAGCACACATTCATCCGTCACTAGCAACACCATTCGAATCTACTCTTTACCACAACGCCAACGGGACCTGCGTCACCTTGGATGGCTTTTTACCGCAATTTTGTAGATTTGACGATGATTGCCCTGCCAATGCTGATTGTCAGATTACCTTCTTTCTACAAGCATCCATTACGGCAACCGTATACGACATCGACAATCAAATTCTGCAAAAGGCGACGCAGTCGCTTACTTTTCGACAAGCTCCTGTATATGCTGTATACAGTACCAACGTCGGCCTCTTTTCCAACCAAGAATTGTTTGAATCGGTCGACTACCAATATGTGGAGCCCAACACGCTGTGTCGCAATACGAGTATAGCCAATTCAAGGGAAGCGTTTTCGTCTGCGGCGCCATACGCTCCACGCTTCATCATGTTTGGACAAGCCTATACCGATACGACGTTCCCACACCCTGAAGTGGAAAATTTGGTCGTAGAGATCAATTCTGATACAAAAGGCACCGTATTGAGTGCGGGCGCTCCAATCGGCAGCATCGACTTGGTGCAACCCGAGAACGCTGGAGGATTTTTGGTATCTGAAGGTGCCGGGGTGATCCTCCCGAGTACTGTTTTCGGTGGCACAGCGTTTGCAACTCCTCTTCAAACCGGAAGCGTCCCTGGTTTATATGTAGTACGAGTAATGATGCTTGACGGAACGGCGGCCGAATCCCGCACTGTGGTGCAAGATAATATCGGAAGCCCGAGTACCCCAGCCTCCGCGGTGTCCCCTACCCTGTCACCGTCGGCCCTCAACCCCGCGTTACCGACCACTACAGTTGGTCCTGGCCCGTCGTCAGTGACTACCGCTACTTTAACGCCTGTGGATGGCCCTGGCCCTCCGGCTTCGACGGTAGCACCGGCTTCAGCCTCGAGATTCCGATTAGGGAGCATTATTTGGAATGCAGCGCTTCTGATTTCGTTGTGGGGGGTATCTCGTTGGTACCAGAGGTAG
- a CDS encoding predicted protein has product MSLLLRASNFCRPSPTRIDAKLELIHAGCVGVDGEQPSSAGNPCSEARVTLDVLRTLCIFSGSLVWIEYDKRRIAVRLQVLEDEASNSDTDQPAGRRPERAIQPSVYVSHITAANFGLYGDRAHAISVVLSIVEQAACEADSVSLLTCGRPLPQSWRAWNETSIYATESWPLPPVETILQTSFLISVHENEQLYFYQIAEIDGNATSDNVFVCGNSTKFTLVSPLPSISCRHLPDLNATSRLYKPALSELPPHQDTGRLVAALTLSPSAHMEERVCHVVGTDANHDVCLAMEAAALCLGRRILHIHGLAGHAYASGRNISNGSLADQLSGLEVAIAQAYAHAPCVLHLVRLDQEWATNDHELLCDTQNRVWSVLMDCLRVSDNNAVSNGSLWNDRSISIPSVLVVISTARLLQPGPMLQNLVYPSIQLRLPNLLYVEHLWQRTTIDATIPSDELLSICKQLEGRPVHEICLLQKQYLETDRDSTGDNSMQLLESLCVRLDQSRRQRSGGPKIPSVQWEDVGGLEHVRREILDAIEFPLKYPHLFLGSSTGRSGILLYGPPGTGKTLVAKAVATECQLPFLSIKGPELLGSFVGESEGHVRGIFAQALRLASQNTPKTACILFFDELDSLAPRRGDTASGGNVMDRVVATLLTELDRRHEFTETVFCMGATNRPDLLDPALLRPGRLDRLVYLGVSKSSQTGILMAQIRKLRLQGDAAQFATKIAAVLPDNLTGADLSTISSGALSRATLRLCDQADAELAVLRESNPSAVLDDVLESWDERQLEPTVTLSDLLEAAESVVPSVRPDELERYEKLRDQFQMS; this is encoded by the coding sequence ATGTCTCTTCTTTTGCGAGCGAGTAACTTTTGCCGCCCTTCTCCGACGAGAATCGATGCGAAACTTGAGCTCATCCATGCTGGCTGCGTCGGGGTCGACGGGGAACAACCCAGTTCGGCTGGAAACCCTTGCTCGGAAGCTCGGGTGACATTGGATGTCCTCCGGACTCTGTGTATCTTCTCTGGGAGTCTGGTATGGATAGAATACGATAAGAGACGGATTGCAGTGCGTTTGCAGGTTCTGGAGGACGAAGCGAGCAATTCTGATACGGACCAGCCGGCTGGACGGAGGCCCGAGCGAGCGATACAACCGTCTGTCTACGTATCACATATTACTGCCGCCAATTTTGGCTTATACGGTGATCGGGCTCATGCGATTTCGGTTGTGTTGAGCATTGTTGAACAGGCGGCATGCGAGGCCGATTCGGTTTCTCTGTTGACCTGCGGGAGGCCATTGCCGCAATCGTGGAGGGCCTGGAACGAGACATCGATCTATGCAACGGAATCCTGGCCCTTACCGCCTGTCGAAACAATCTTGCAAACGTCGTTTCTGATTTCAGTACATGAGAATGAACAACTTTATTTCTATCAAATTGCGGAGATAGACGGAAACGCCACATCCGATAATGTATTCGTGTGTGGTAATTCAACAAAATTCACTCTAGTGTCCCCCCTACCTTCAATCTCTTGCCGCCATCTCCCCGATCTGAACGCAACGTCACGACTCTACAAACCCGCTCTGTCCGAGCTACCACCACACCAAGATACGGGGAGGCTTGTTGCGGCCTTAACATTGTCTCCCTCTGCTCACATGGAAGAGCGCGTCTGCCATGTCGTGGGAACGGACGCGAACCACGATGTTTGTTTAGCTATGGAAGCGGCCGCTCTATGTCTCGGTCGTCGAATCCTTCATATCCATGGATTAGCGGGACACGCGTATGCTTCGGGAAGGAACATTTCTAATGGATCGCTGGCGGATCAGTTATCAGGTTTGGAGGTTGCCATTGCCCAGGCCTATGCGCACGCCCCGTGTGTGTTGCATCTGGTTCGTCTCGACCAGGAATGGGCAACAAACGACCACGAATTACTTTGTGATACCCAAAATCGAGTATGGTCGGTATTGATGGATTGTTTGAGGGTGAGTGACAACAATGCGGTCTCCAACGGCTCACTTTGGAACGATAGGTCAATTTCAATCCCGTCAGTGCTGGTTGTCATTTCCACCGCCCGTCTATTACAGCCTGGCCCTATGCTTCAGAACCTGGTGTATCCATCTATTCAGTTGAGGCTACCAAATCTTTTGTACGTGGAGCACCTCTGGCAGCGCACAACAATAGACGCCACGATTCCTTCCGATGAGCTATTATCCATATGCAAGCAACTCGAAGGGCGGCCAGTGCATGAGATCTGTCTATTGCAGAAGCAGTATCTGGAGACAGATCGAGATTCTACTGGGGACAATTCCATGCAACTGTTGGAATCGCTTTGTGTTCGTTTGGACCAGTCGCGGCGGCAGCGTTCAGGGGGCCCCAAAATTCCATCGGTACAGTGGGAAGATGTCGGTGGCCTTGAACACGTTCGCCGGGAGATTTTAGACGCTATCGAATTTCCTCTCAAGTATCCTCATTTGTTCCTCGGCAGCTCTACAGGACGATCCGGTATATTGCTGTACGGCCCTCCCGGGACAGGCAAGACTCTTGTGGCCAAAGCCGTTGCAACGGAATGTCAGCTACCTTTTTTATCGATTAAAGGTCCCGAACTTTTAGGATCGTTTGTTGGCGAGTCGGAAGGTCACGTACGAGGTATATTTGCCCAGGCACTACGGCTGGCATCACAAAATACACCCAAAACGGCTTGTATTTTGTTCTTCGATGAGCTTGATAGTCTGGCACCCCGTCGCGGCGACACTGCTAGTGGCGGCAACGTCATGGACCGCGTCGTTGCAACCTTGCTCACTGAACTAGATCGACGGCACGAGTTTACCGAAACTGTTTTTTGCATGGGTGCCACGAACCGCCCAGATCTACTAGACCCCGCCTTGCTGCGGCCGGGTCGCTTGGACCGCCTCGTGTATTTAggcgtttccaaaagcagtCAAACAGGAATTCTTATGGCGCAAATTCGTAAATTGCGACTGCAAGGCGATGCAGCCCAATTTGCTACAAAAATCGCCGCGGTTTTGCCAGACAACTTGACCGGCGCAGACTTGTCAACGATTTCGTCGGGAGCACTCTCTCGAGCAACTCTTCGACTTTGTGATCAAGCGGATGCGGAACTTGCAGTGCTGCGGGAGAGCAATCCATCGGCAGTACTGGATGATGTACTGGAGTCCTGGGATGAACGTCAGTTGGAACCCACGGTGACGTTGTCGGATCTTTTGGAAGCTGCCGAGTCGGTCGTGCCAAGCGTCCGACCCGATGAGCTGGAACGCTATGAGAAGTTGCGTGATCAGTTCCAAATGAGCTAA
- a CDS encoding predicted protein, with product MMNGSRLTFLIQVFLAALLCSVVRIRGNEDLFVAVRADDSSAIAQAIDAGVDLNSIGSGGQTPLMHAVLTGKKKAVIELLQKGADVTIGEKDGYTPMHGAGFQGRSEIAHVLVKHGLDPSDRHADGYTPLHRACWGREQRHTDTVHVLLMAGVSPLEESSSGQSPLEMAHNNPPTQALLRKWIEKEDHRTEL from the coding sequence ATGATGAACGGTTCTCGCTTGACTTTCCTAATACAGGTTTTCCTGGCGGCCCTGCTGTGTTCCGTAGTCAGAATTAGAGGGAATGAAGATTTGTTCGTGGCTGTGCGAGCGGATGATTCGAGTGCCATTGCACAGGCGATCGATGCCGGTGTCGACCTCAATTCTATCGGCTCTGGCGGCCAAACACCTCTTATGCACGCCGTCTTGAccggaaagaagaaagctgTCATtgagcttttgcaaaaaggcgCCGATGTAACAATTGGGGAGAAGGACGGATACACACCGATGCACGGAGCGGGGTTTCAAGGCCGTTCCGAGATTGCTCACGTCTTAGTCAAGCATGGATTGGATCCATCGGACCGACATGCGGATGGATACACGCCGCTTCATCGTGCGTGTTGGGGGAGAGAACAGCGTCACACAGATACCGTACACGTATTGCTGATGGCTGGTGTCTCAcctttggaagaaagcagTAGCGGACAATCACCTTTGGAAATGGCGCACAACAACCCGCCTACGCAAGCATTGTTACGCAAATGGATAGAAAAGGAAGACCACCGAACGGAACTGTAA